The following proteins are co-located in the Silene latifolia isolate original U9 population chromosome 1, ASM4854445v1, whole genome shotgun sequence genome:
- the LOC141653030 gene encoding uncharacterized protein LOC141653030: MSPYRLIYGKGCHLPVEVEHKAYWVIKAFNQNVDEAGLHRKLQIQELEELRQNADDNASIYKEKARSWHDKMVTRRIFEEGQDVLVFQSRLKNFPGKLRSRWYGPYKVKKVFPHGAVEVENPTSGKVIKVNGQRLKHYFKGVALQGEEDLLLEDPIYKD, encoded by the coding sequence ATGTCTCCATATAGGCTAATTTATGGGAAGGGATGTCACCTCCCCGTAGAAGTTGAACACAAAGCCTATTGGGTGATCAAAGCTTTCAACCAAAATGtcgatgaggcgggattgcacCGAAAACTTCAAATTcaagaattggaagagcttaGACAAAATGCTGATGATAATGCTAGCATTTACAAGGAGAAAGCTCGGTCATGGCATGATAAAATGGTGACAAGGAGAATTTTTGAAGAGGGACAAGATGTTTTGGTGTTCCAAAGTCGTCTCAAGAACTTTCCCGGCAAGCTAAGGTCGAGATGGTATGGACCTTACAAAGTCAAGAAAGTTTTTCCACATGGAGCGGTGGAGGTGGAAAACCCGACCTCGGGAAAAGTGATAAAGGTCAATGGACAACGGTTGAAGCATTACTTCAAGGGAGTGGCGTTGCAAGGTGAAGAGGATCTTCTTTTAGAAGATCCAATTTACAAAGATTAA